One segment of Rhodopirellula baltica SH 1 DNA contains the following:
- a CDS encoding Rne/Rng family ribonuclease: protein MKREMLINVLQPEESRIAVVENNRLEELYVERKSVENYSGNIYRGKIVNLEPSIQAAFVDFGVGRNGFLHISDIEPQYFRQGGYDPEEIMRESDEMAEAAAQRNRESGRGSTRVFKGGRPRNKPPIQEIFKRGDEVLVQVIKEGIGNKGPTLSTYISIPGRYLVLMPALSRVGVSRKIEDEDDRKRLKKCLLSLSPPKGLGFIVRTAGAGRSEDELQRDMDYLLRLWKAIVRRVENTTEPGEIYEESDLIIRTIRDIYSDDIDHILIDQKESYEKARDFLKMVMPRVVDRLKYYDGPGPLFHKYNLEEEIVKINQRQVALPDGGSIVIDPTEALVAIDVNSGNFRGNASAEENAFRLNIAAAKEIARQLRLRDLGGVIVNDFIDMRKESYRRKVERVLRDAMANDRARTKILRTSPFGLIEMTRQRIRPSLKRSIYKDCPCCEGRGLVKTPESMSIEVVRMLALAVKNKHIVRVTVRVNDEVSAFLNNKKRRTVSEMEECGNMTVQILGSEGLFPEHLEVDCRDEHGERVEIDS from the coding sequence AAGAGCTATACGTCGAACGGAAGAGCGTTGAGAATTATTCAGGCAACATTTATCGCGGCAAGATCGTCAATCTCGAACCCAGCATCCAAGCGGCGTTTGTCGACTTTGGTGTAGGCCGAAATGGATTTTTGCACATCAGCGACATTGAACCGCAGTACTTCCGCCAAGGCGGTTACGATCCCGAAGAAATCATGCGGGAATCGGACGAGATGGCCGAGGCGGCAGCTCAACGAAATCGCGAATCCGGTCGTGGCAGCACACGCGTGTTCAAAGGCGGACGCCCTCGCAACAAACCACCTATCCAAGAGATCTTCAAACGCGGCGACGAAGTCTTGGTGCAAGTCATCAAGGAAGGCATCGGTAACAAAGGGCCCACACTCAGCACTTACATCTCGATCCCGGGTCGTTACCTGGTGCTCATGCCCGCACTGTCGCGTGTTGGCGTCAGCCGAAAGATCGAGGACGAAGACGATCGCAAGCGTCTGAAAAAATGTTTGCTATCGCTGAGCCCACCAAAGGGCCTCGGTTTCATCGTCCGCACGGCAGGTGCCGGTCGCAGCGAAGACGAACTGCAACGCGACATGGATTACTTGTTGCGACTATGGAAAGCGATCGTTCGCCGCGTTGAAAACACCACCGAACCCGGCGAGATCTATGAAGAAAGCGATCTCATCATTCGCACCATTCGCGATATCTACAGCGATGACATCGACCACATCTTGATCGATCAAAAAGAGTCCTACGAAAAGGCTCGTGACTTTTTAAAGATGGTCATGCCTCGCGTCGTTGATCGTTTGAAGTACTACGACGGGCCCGGACCACTGTTCCACAAATACAACTTGGAAGAGGAGATCGTGAAGATCAACCAACGCCAGGTTGCTCTGCCCGACGGTGGATCCATTGTGATCGATCCGACGGAAGCCTTGGTGGCGATCGACGTCAACAGCGGCAACTTCCGTGGCAACGCGTCGGCGGAAGAAAACGCATTCCGACTGAACATTGCCGCGGCCAAAGAAATTGCACGTCAGCTTCGCCTGCGTGACCTGGGCGGCGTGATCGTCAATGACTTCATCGACATGCGAAAAGAGAGCTATCGGCGCAAGGTTGAGCGAGTCCTCCGTGATGCGATGGCCAATGACCGCGCCCGAACGAAGATTCTTCGAACCAGCCCGTTTGGCTTGATCGAAATGACTCGCCAACGAATTCGCCCCAGCCTGAAACGAAGCATCTACAAAGACTGCCCATGTTGCGAAGGCCGCGGACTGGTCAAGACTCCCGAAAGCATGTCGATCGAAGTCGTCCGCATGCTGGCATTGGCGGTGAAGAACAAACACATCGTTCGAGTCACCGTTCGTGTCAACGATGAGGTTTCCGCTTTCTTGAACAACAAGAAACGCCGAACAGTCAGCGAGATGGAAGAATGCGGTAACATGACCGTTCAAATTCTCGGCAGCGAAGGATTGTTCCCGGAACACCTGGAAGTGGATTGCCGTGATGAGCACGGTGAACGCGTCGAAATCGACTCTTGA
- a CDS encoding sulfatase family protein, with translation MQIDVNEAQSRIRFVVGLFSLLVAAWGIPTDAAAANDSPPNILFILCDDHRFDCLGVAGHPFLETPHIDTMARDGAMLRRAYVTTSLCSPSRASILTGQYAHNHRVVDNYHAVDPNLVFFPESLQDAGYQTAFIGKWHMGGDIDDPQRGFDHWVSFRGQGTYWPDGHGTTREVPQTTYDGFNVNGKRVPQRGYITDELTEYSLDWLKGRDPNKPFFLYVSHKAVHADFVPADRHRGRYDNEALPIEIPTVEAMDAGNKPMWVRNQRNSRHGVDFGYNLPGFSPEVYYRRYCESLLAVDDSVGQLREFLKQQELDQNTIVVYMGDNGFQFGDHGLIDKRTAYEASAKVPLLVVAPGKIPAGVPFDGLVGNIDIAPTLLEAANASAPKNINGQSVWQALCSSDASSLNDRTLLYEYYWERNYPHTPTLHAVIGGRFKYIRCHGLWDRDELYDLESDPGEMQNLIDDSRYADRVESLNQRLWQLLKNSAGMEMPLLEDHGPRFPLRDKNQAPQAAFPKEYFSEK, from the coding sequence ATGCAAATTGATGTCAACGAAGCCCAATCGCGAATTCGTTTCGTGGTTGGGCTCTTTTCGCTACTGGTCGCTGCTTGGGGCATCCCAACCGATGCAGCAGCAGCAAACGATTCCCCGCCCAACATCCTGTTCATCCTCTGTGATGACCATCGATTTGATTGTCTAGGCGTTGCGGGGCATCCGTTTTTAGAAACGCCTCACATCGACACAATGGCTCGCGACGGCGCGATGCTCCGCCGAGCCTACGTGACGACGTCGCTTTGCTCACCCAGTCGTGCATCCATTTTGACCGGGCAGTACGCACACAATCATCGCGTGGTCGACAACTACCATGCCGTCGACCCAAACCTGGTTTTCTTCCCCGAGTCATTGCAGGACGCCGGCTACCAAACCGCCTTCATTGGCAAGTGGCACATGGGTGGCGACATCGACGACCCGCAACGTGGCTTTGACCACTGGGTCTCGTTCCGCGGTCAAGGAACTTATTGGCCCGACGGTCATGGCACGACTCGCGAAGTCCCACAAACCACCTACGACGGCTTCAACGTCAATGGAAAACGAGTTCCACAACGCGGCTACATCACGGATGAACTGACCGAATACTCGCTGGACTGGCTGAAGGGCCGTGATCCTAACAAACCGTTCTTTTTATACGTCAGCCACAAAGCGGTGCATGCAGATTTCGTTCCCGCCGATCGGCATCGCGGCCGATATGACAACGAAGCGTTGCCGATCGAGATCCCGACCGTCGAAGCGATGGATGCCGGCAACAAACCGATGTGGGTGCGCAACCAACGCAACAGTCGTCACGGGGTTGATTTTGGTTACAACCTGCCTGGTTTCAGTCCAGAAGTTTACTACCGTCGCTACTGCGAATCCTTGTTGGCAGTGGACGATTCGGTTGGTCAGCTTCGCGAATTTCTGAAGCAGCAAGAACTCGATCAGAACACGATCGTCGTCTACATGGGCGACAATGGTTTTCAATTTGGCGATCACGGTCTGATCGACAAACGCACCGCTTACGAAGCCAGTGCCAAGGTACCTTTGCTGGTCGTCGCACCAGGCAAGATTCCTGCGGGCGTTCCATTTGACGGCTTAGTAGGCAACATCGACATCGCTCCCACACTGCTCGAAGCCGCCAATGCATCAGCGCCGAAGAACATCAATGGACAAAGCGTTTGGCAAGCTCTCTGTTCGTCGGACGCCTCGTCCCTGAACGATCGCACGCTGCTTTACGAGTATTACTGGGAACGAAACTACCCCCACACGCCGACGTTGCATGCCGTCATCGGCGGTCGATTCAAATACATCCGATGCCATGGATTGTGGGATCGAGATGAACTTTATGACCTCGAATCAGACCCGGGCGAAATGCAAAACCTGATTGATGATTCCAGGTATGCTGATCGCGTCGAATCGTTGAACCAGCGACTGTGGCAGCTA